One Leisingera sp. M658 genomic window carries:
- a CDS encoding response regulator: MAHILIIEDEPVTRATLASYLDAQGYSVSQAETAEDAESILEEQEVDLLLVDINLPGKDGLQITREQRAKSELGIILVTGRDDEIDRIVGLELGADDYVCKPFNRRELLARLKNLLRRTQDVRRLSRRIYKFGRFQFDVAARHLQTVQGDSISLTRAEFEVLDMLVSRAGEVASRDALMSRVTHRQYGANPRTVDVLIRRLRGKLEEDPANPRVITTVHGEGYVFTAPLN, encoded by the coding sequence ATGGCGCATATTTTGATCATTGAGGACGAGCCCGTCACCCGGGCCACTCTCGCCAGTTATCTGGATGCCCAAGGGTACAGTGTTTCGCAGGCTGAAACTGCCGAAGACGCGGAAAGTATTCTGGAAGAACAAGAGGTTGATCTTCTGCTCGTCGACATCAACCTGCCCGGAAAAGACGGGCTGCAAATTACCCGGGAACAGCGTGCCAAGTCAGAGTTGGGGATTATCCTGGTGACCGGCCGGGATGATGAGATTGACCGGATTGTCGGATTGGAGCTTGGCGCGGATGATTATGTCTGCAAACCTTTCAACCGGCGTGAATTGCTGGCTAGGCTGAAAAACCTGCTGCGGCGGACGCAGGATGTCCGGCGTCTGTCGCGCCGGATCTACAAATTCGGGCGGTTCCAGTTCGACGTCGCGGCGCGGCATCTGCAAACGGTGCAGGGTGACAGCATTTCCCTGACCCGGGCCGAATTCGAAGTGCTGGACATGCTGGTCAGCCGGGCAGGCGAAGTGGCCTCGCGCGATGCGCTGATGAGCCGGGTTACCCACCGGCAATACGGCGCAAACCCCCGTACCGTGGATGTGCTGATCCGGCGTCTGCGCGGCAAGCTGGAGGAGGACCCCGCCAATCCTCGGGTGATCACCACCGTGCACGGCGAGGGCTATGTGTTCACGGCGCCTTTGAACTGA
- a CDS encoding ABC transporter substrate-binding protein, translating into MKYRQYLMASAAAMMMTAPMAMAEDSSDPIIIPIHNWSSQIVMSHVVGQIFESMGNSVEYVSTDSQAVYESVRLGDVTLELEVWEGAFGKSFNEALSKGGLHDAGDHNAVTREDWWYPAWTKDACPGLPSWEALNDCAAAFATPETGDKGRFLGGPVDWLKHDAERVEALNMNFTVVNAGSASALWAEVAAAERTKKPVVIFNWTPNFAEAVWPGEFVEFPTWVEGCDKDPSVGPNPDATYDCGNPANGYLKKAAWDGMKEKWPAAYETLTEISFTNPQIAEMAKLVDIDEMEPEDAAAEWLAANEGLWKPWTGS; encoded by the coding sequence ATGAAATACCGGCAATACCTAATGGCCAGCGCTGCGGCCATGATGATGACGGCCCCGATGGCGATGGCCGAGGATTCCTCGGACCCTATCATCATTCCGATCCATAACTGGTCGAGCCAGATCGTGATGAGCCACGTTGTCGGGCAAATCTTTGAATCGATGGGCAACAGTGTCGAATATGTATCGACCGACAGCCAGGCAGTCTATGAATCCGTCCGCCTTGGCGATGTGACCCTGGAACTGGAAGTCTGGGAAGGCGCCTTTGGCAAGTCCTTCAACGAGGCGCTGTCCAAAGGCGGCCTGCATGATGCAGGCGACCACAATGCCGTGACCCGCGAAGACTGGTGGTACCCGGCCTGGACCAAAGACGCCTGCCCTGGCCTGCCAAGCTGGGAAGCGCTGAACGACTGCGCTGCAGCCTTTGCCACACCTGAAACGGGCGACAAGGGCCGCTTCCTGGGCGGTCCTGTTGACTGGCTCAAGCACGACGCCGAGCGTGTCGAGGCGCTGAACATGAACTTCACAGTTGTGAACGCAGGGTCTGCCTCGGCGCTCTGGGCCGAAGTTGCCGCAGCGGAAAGGACCAAAAAGCCGGTGGTGATCTTCAACTGGACACCGAACTTTGCCGAAGCCGTTTGGCCAGGTGAATTCGTCGAATTCCCCACCTGGGTCGAAGGCTGCGACAAGGACCCGTCCGTCGGCCCGAACCCGGACGCCACCTATGACTGCGGCAATCCGGCCAACGGCTACCTGAAGAAGGCCGCTTGGGACGGCATGAAAGAGAAATGGCCGGCGGCCTATGAAACGCTGACCGAAATCAGCTTCACCAACCCGCAAATCGCAGAAATGGCCAAGCTGGTCGACATTGACGAGATGGAGCCCGAGGACGCCGCAGCTGAATGGCTGGCCGCGAATGAGGGTCTTTGGAAGCCCTGGACCGGTTCCTGA
- a CDS encoding glycine betaine/L-proline ABC transporter ATP-binding protein yields the protein MTAATPVISCKNVWKLFGAQPEQYLKSLTGNPGFDEIRQAGYIAAVRDVSLDIAKGEMLVIMGLSGSGKSTFVRCLSRLIDITGGEVQVDGQNIGEMSEKELIGLRRNKMGMVFQSFGLLPHRTVLDNVAFPLEMRGQDRHARRARALEVIELVGLSGREDYFPRELSGGQQQRVGIARSLAIEPDIWFLDEPFSALDPLIRREMQDEFLRLQEMLGKTIVFITHDFDEALRLADRIAIMKDGVVEQCDTPDQIVLNPATEYVAKFTEEIEKSRVVHAGVLAREVNGHSLTGTPIGEKQTIAELARLLVNDSRDFLPVANTAGSLIGAMNRQEALDVLLGEPS from the coding sequence ATGACCGCCGCCACCCCCGTCATTTCCTGCAAAAACGTCTGGAAGCTGTTTGGCGCCCAACCGGAACAGTATCTGAAGTCGCTGACCGGCAACCCCGGCTTTGATGAGATCCGCCAGGCTGGCTACATCGCAGCTGTGCGTGACGTCTCCCTGGATATCGCCAAGGGGGAAATGCTGGTGATCATGGGTCTGTCAGGTTCCGGCAAGTCCACGTTTGTTCGCTGCCTGTCCCGTCTCATTGATATCACCGGCGGCGAGGTTCAGGTTGACGGTCAGAACATCGGCGAGATGTCCGAGAAAGAGCTGATCGGCCTGCGCCGCAACAAGATGGGCATGGTGTTCCAAAGCTTCGGTCTTTTGCCGCACCGCACGGTGCTGGACAACGTGGCCTTCCCGCTGGAAATGCGCGGCCAGGACCGCCACGCACGCCGCGCCCGTGCATTGGAAGTGATTGAACTGGTTGGCCTGTCAGGGCGCGAGGATTACTTCCCGCGCGAACTCTCCGGCGGCCAGCAGCAACGTGTCGGCATCGCCCGCAGCCTGGCGATTGAGCCTGATATCTGGTTCCTGGATGAGCCGTTTTCAGCCCTCGACCCGCTGATCCGCCGCGAGATGCAGGACGAATTCCTGCGGCTGCAGGAAATGCTGGGCAAGACCATCGTCTTTATCACTCACGACTTTGACGAGGCCCTGCGCCTTGCCGACCGGATCGCCATCATGAAGGACGGTGTGGTTGAACAGTGCGACACCCCCGATCAGATCGTGCTGAACCCGGCCACCGAATATGTCGCCAAATTCACCGAGGAAATCGAGAAATCCCGCGTTGTGCATGCCGGCGTGCTGGCACGCGAGGTGAACGGCCACAGCCTGACCGGCACGCCCATTGGCGAGAAACAGACCATCGCCGAACTGGCGCGCCTGCTGGTCAATGACAGCCGTGATTTCCTGCCGGTTGCCAACACCGCAGGCAGCCTGATCGGCGCGATGAACCGCCAGGAAGCACTCGACGTGCTTCTAGGAGAGCCGTCATGA
- a CDS encoding proline/glycine betaine ABC transporter permease: MTDQTMVLSEKPQTWTRTRTGWVLFALACVLAAGNAVLPAGLVRPPEWLVLPFADWINAIFNFLRDDLGLIYLTRAFADGVEWLLDVTANLLYGKNRWPRVGPIPWTVIASIGFVIGYALQGWRLSLLTGGTFVWIAVMGQWKWAMETLSVIVVAAPFSILFGLLMGILAWRSKSFERILNPILNIAQSLPHFAYMIPVVVFIGVGPKAGAIVTIIFSVPPMIRMSLLGLRKVPHEVIESGHMCGSTRWQLLRHVRIPTARTEILVGVNQVIMQCLAMVVLASFIGMPGLGQKLLQLLQALKIGRSVEIGITIVLLAVMLDRCTKAWATKQPEHFAKGTSFAVRNKFLLIAAGLSLACILLAQFLPVMDQIGRRDAFTISKPIDAVADWFIVLIDPVTQWLRWFLITWVLIPIRDAFLWMPYAAVLALLAAAGWAIGGLRSALVCVAFFGLIAMSGWWDRAMITVYTVVVAVSIATVLGFPLGIWGSFHEKRAAIALLICDTLQTFPSFIYLIPVVMLFGVNDVAVIGAVVLFAAVPLVRYTIEGLRQVPETLIEAADMAGATRMQTLWKVRLPMALPTIMVGVNQSVMFSLFMVIIAAFIGTQDLGQEMQRALSSTDVGKGLVLGLAVAFMGLMVDHLVTTWAKTKKDALGLE; encoded by the coding sequence ATGACAGATCAGACGATGGTTCTTTCTGAAAAACCTCAGACATGGACACGCACCAGAACCGGCTGGGTGCTGTTTGCGCTGGCCTGCGTTCTGGCGGCGGGCAATGCCGTGCTGCCTGCAGGGCTGGTAAGGCCGCCGGAGTGGCTGGTGCTGCCTTTTGCCGACTGGATCAACGCGATCTTTAACTTCCTGCGCGATGATCTTGGACTTATCTACCTGACCCGCGCCTTTGCTGACGGGGTTGAATGGCTGCTCGATGTGACTGCCAACCTGCTTTACGGCAAGAACCGCTGGCCGCGCGTCGGCCCCATTCCGTGGACCGTGATTGCCAGCATCGGCTTTGTTATCGGCTATGCCTTGCAAGGCTGGCGGCTGTCGCTGCTGACCGGCGGCACCTTTGTCTGGATCGCCGTCATGGGGCAGTGGAAATGGGCAATGGAAACCCTTTCGGTTATCGTTGTCGCAGCCCCGTTCTCGATCCTGTTCGGGCTGCTTATGGGCATCCTCGCCTGGCGCTCGAAAAGCTTTGAGCGGATCCTGAATCCAATCCTCAACATCGCGCAAAGCCTGCCGCATTTCGCCTATATGATTCCGGTGGTTGTCTTTATCGGCGTCGGCCCCAAGGCGGGTGCCATTGTCACCATCATCTTTTCCGTACCGCCAATGATCCGCATGTCCTTGCTGGGTTTGCGCAAGGTCCCGCATGAAGTGATTGAAAGCGGGCACATGTGCGGCTCGACCCGCTGGCAGCTGCTGCGCCACGTCCGCATCCCCACCGCCCGGACCGAGATCCTGGTTGGTGTGAACCAGGTGATCATGCAGTGCCTTGCAATGGTGGTTCTGGCCAGTTTCATCGGCATGCCCGGGCTGGGCCAGAAACTGCTGCAGCTTTTGCAGGCGCTGAAGATCGGCCGCTCGGTCGAGATCGGCATCACCATCGTCCTGCTGGCCGTCATGCTGGACCGTTGCACCAAGGCCTGGGCGACCAAGCAGCCCGAGCATTTCGCGAAAGGCACGTCGTTTGCGGTCCGCAACAAGTTCCTGCTGATCGCTGCGGGCCTGTCGCTGGCCTGCATCCTGCTGGCACAGTTCCTTCCAGTAATGGACCAGATCGGCCGCCGCGACGCCTTCACCATTTCCAAACCGATTGATGCCGTCGCGGACTGGTTCATCGTACTGATAGATCCGGTCACCCAATGGCTGCGCTGGTTCCTGATCACTTGGGTGCTGATCCCGATCCGCGATGCCTTCCTATGGATGCCCTATGCCGCAGTGCTGGCGCTGCTGGCGGCCGCAGGCTGGGCCATCGGCGGGCTGCGTTCGGCGCTGGTGTGCGTTGCCTTCTTCGGCCTCATCGCTATGTCCGGCTGGTGGGACCGCGCGATGATCACCGTCTATACTGTCGTCGTCGCGGTCTCGATTGCGACCGTGCTGGGTTTTCCGCTGGGCATCTGGGGATCGTTTCACGAGAAACGTGCTGCCATTGCCCTGCTCATCTGCGACACATTGCAAACTTTTCCCAGCTTCATCTACCTGATCCCGGTGGTCATGCTGTTCGGGGTGAACGATGTGGCGGTGATCGGCGCGGTTGTCCTGTTCGCAGCCGTGCCGCTGGTGCGCTACACCATTGAAGGGTTGCGCCAAGTGCCCGAAACCCTGATCGAAGCCGCTGATATGGCCGGTGCCACCCGTATGCAGACCTTATGGAAGGTCCGCCTGCCGATGGCGCTGCCCACCATCATGGTCGGGGTGAACCAGTCGGTCATGTTCTCGCTGTTCATGGTAATCATCGCCGCCTTCATCGGCACCCAGGACCTGGGCCAGGAGATGCAACGCGCGCTGTCCTCCACCGATGTGGGCAAAGGGCTGGTGCTTGGTCTTGCCGTCGCGTTCATGGGGCTGATGGTCGACCACCTGGTCACCACTTGGGCGAAGACCAAGAAAGATGCGCTGGGGCTGGAGTGA
- a CDS encoding GlxA family transcriptional regulator, with translation MTIHSNDFGPAPSTRIGFLLFPGFPMACLTSAMEPLRAANEIAGHQVFSWSLVTETGADAAASAGVLFPAETSLARIKGLDCLFLLSGPEGEFEDPVSGHGRLRYLSRHGVTLGAVSGGVFPLARSGVLSGRRCAVHWCYRSAFEAAFPDCPAVDRLIVRDGNVHTVSGATAMFDLSLELIGTALGADAKNEIACLFQHPVIRNGSARQKVPVLQSDRTVDQMPPAVKEAMAIFSENYETPVCIRDVARMAGISPRQLERSFRTATGLSPGEYYRRQRLKAARQMVLHSWDTVSHIAHAVGYASSSTLTLHYRKFYGVTPVQDRKHAFQPPGRRQVQTAPPPPGGL, from the coding sequence ATGACTATCCATTCCAACGACTTTGGCCCCGCCCCATCCACCCGCATAGGCTTTCTGCTGTTTCCAGGCTTTCCCATGGCCTGCCTGACCTCGGCAATGGAGCCGCTGCGTGCCGCCAATGAAATCGCTGGGCACCAGGTGTTTTCCTGGTCTTTGGTGACGGAAACCGGCGCGGACGCAGCGGCTTCAGCCGGGGTCCTTTTTCCAGCGGAAACCAGCCTTGCCAGGATCAAAGGGCTGGACTGCCTGTTCCTGTTGTCCGGCCCGGAAGGTGAATTCGAAGATCCTGTCTCAGGGCATGGGCGGCTGCGCTACTTATCGCGGCATGGTGTGACCTTGGGCGCAGTGTCCGGCGGTGTTTTCCCGCTGGCGCGCAGCGGGGTTTTGTCCGGACGGCGCTGCGCTGTTCACTGGTGTTACCGCAGCGCCTTTGAGGCCGCCTTTCCCGATTGCCCGGCTGTTGATCGGCTGATTGTGCGGGACGGCAATGTTCATACTGTCTCCGGTGCGACCGCCATGTTCGACCTGTCACTGGAGCTGATCGGCACTGCTCTCGGTGCAGACGCCAAAAATGAAATCGCCTGCCTGTTCCAGCATCCCGTCATCCGCAACGGCAGTGCCCGCCAGAAGGTCCCGGTGCTGCAAAGCGACCGCACCGTCGACCAGATGCCGCCCGCAGTAAAAGAGGCTATGGCGATTTTCTCGGAAAATTACGAAACACCAGTCTGCATCCGCGACGTGGCCCGCATGGCCGGCATCTCGCCGCGCCAGCTGGAGCGCAGCTTCCGTACTGCCACCGGCCTCAGCCCCGGCGAATACTATCGCCGCCAGCGCCTGAAAGCCGCCCGGCAGATGGTGCTCCATTCCTGGGATACGGTGTCCCATATTGCCCATGCTGTTGGCTATGCCAGCTCCTCGACCCTGACACTGCATTACCGGAAGTTCTATGGGGTCACACCGGTTCAAGACCGCAAACACGCTTTCCAGCCGCCCGGCCGCCGCCAAGTCCAAACAGCGCCACCGCCACCGGGCGGGCTCTAA
- a CDS encoding LysR family transcriptional regulator has protein sequence MEGMGDIPVVVAVAETQGFAAAARRLGVSKSAVSKRITLIEKRLGAQLFHRSTRNVSLTEAGEHFYAHAVRAQEAAQEAEDSVLALQEAPKGRLKVNVPMAFGRLHVAPLVSGFLARYPGLSVDMVMDDRVADLFADGFDLALRGGTLADSALVARKIAPLHNVLAAAPAYLDRYCTPETVSGLSRHNCLQYSYSRDFQEWVFDCDGEVQTFRPGGSFSVNNGEALREAILGGTGIGRLPTFTAGPDLAAGRLVRVLPHCPLPSQTLYAIYPERRYLPAKVRVFIDFILEHLGGDVPPWDRDARV, from the coding sequence ATGGAAGGAATGGGAGATATCCCGGTGGTTGTGGCGGTTGCCGAAACACAGGGGTTTGCCGCAGCGGCGCGGCGGCTGGGGGTGAGCAAATCCGCGGTCAGCAAACGGATCACGCTCATCGAAAAGAGGCTGGGTGCGCAACTGTTTCACCGCTCCACCCGCAATGTCAGCCTGACCGAGGCGGGCGAGCATTTCTATGCCCATGCGGTCCGGGCGCAAGAGGCGGCGCAGGAGGCCGAGGACAGCGTGCTGGCGTTGCAAGAGGCCCCCAAGGGGCGTCTGAAGGTGAATGTGCCGATGGCCTTCGGGCGACTGCATGTGGCACCACTGGTGTCCGGGTTTCTGGCGCGTTACCCCGGCCTATCGGTGGACATGGTGATGGATGACCGGGTGGCGGATCTGTTCGCCGACGGGTTCGACCTGGCGCTGCGCGGCGGAACCCTGGCGGATTCCGCGCTGGTCGCCCGCAAGATCGCACCTTTGCACAACGTCCTGGCTGCTGCCCCGGCGTACCTTGATCGCTATTGCACACCGGAAACGGTCAGCGGTTTAAGCCGCCATAACTGCCTGCAGTATTCCTACAGCCGGGATTTTCAGGAGTGGGTTTTCGATTGCGATGGTGAGGTGCAAACCTTCCGGCCCGGCGGAAGTTTCAGCGTCAACAACGGCGAGGCGCTGCGGGAAGCGATCCTGGGCGGGACGGGGATCGGCCGGCTGCCGACTTTCACTGCCGGCCCGGACCTGGCGGCGGGGCGGTTGGTGCGGGTGCTGCCGCACTGCCCGCTGCCGTCGCAGACGTTATATGCCATCTATCCAGAACGCCGCTATCTGCCTGCAAAAGTCCGGGTTTTTATTGATTTCATCCTGGAACATCTTGGCGGCGATGTCCCGCCCTGGGATCGGGACGCACGTGTGTGA
- a CDS encoding glutathione S-transferase family protein, whose amino-acid sequence MAKMLIDGVLTEKPKPGDGVFRRMGSGFRGWIEPQADAEFPAEPGRYHLYVSMACPWSHRTTILRALKGLEEIITVTQMVPLAGPDGWQVGTADYNPAAGVPRDEYLYQVYQRADPGHTGPVTVPVLFDKSTGRIVNNDSGDIMRMLNSAFDELAGATPDFYPPDLQQDIDRISTEIYAPVNNGVYRAGFATTQAAYDAAITDLFGKLEELDALLGTRRYLTGERITEADWRLFTTLVRFDPVYATHFKTDRKRIADYRNLGPYLRDLYQVPGVATTIDMEAIRQHYFLSHRHINPHGIISAGPHQDLRHPHGRGGTAYPA is encoded by the coding sequence ATGGCAAAGATGCTGATCGACGGTGTGCTCACCGAAAAGCCGAAACCGGGAGACGGGGTGTTCCGCCGCATGGGCAGCGGCTTTCGCGGATGGATCGAGCCGCAAGCAGATGCTGAGTTCCCGGCGGAGCCCGGGCGCTACCACCTCTATGTCTCCATGGCCTGCCCCTGGAGCCACCGCACCACGATCCTGCGCGCGTTGAAAGGGCTGGAGGAGATCATCACCGTCACCCAGATGGTGCCGCTGGCAGGTCCTGACGGCTGGCAGGTCGGCACCGCTGACTATAACCCCGCCGCCGGGGTGCCGCGGGATGAGTACCTCTATCAGGTCTATCAGCGGGCGGATCCCGGTCACACCGGTCCGGTTACGGTGCCGGTGCTGTTCGACAAGAGCACCGGCCGCATCGTGAACAACGATTCCGGCGACATCATGCGGATGCTGAATTCGGCCTTCGATGAGCTGGCAGGCGCCACGCCGGATTTCTACCCGCCGGATCTGCAGCAGGACATCGACCGGATCAGCACCGAAATCTATGCCCCGGTCAACAATGGCGTCTACCGTGCAGGCTTTGCCACCACCCAGGCCGCCTATGACGCAGCAATCACCGATTTGTTCGGCAAGCTGGAGGAGCTGGACGCCCTGCTCGGCACCCGCCGCTACCTGACCGGGGAGCGGATCACCGAAGCGGACTGGCGCCTGTTCACCACCCTTGTCCGGTTTGATCCGGTCTATGCGACGCACTTCAAGACCGACCGCAAGCGGATCGCCGATTACCGCAACCTCGGCCCTTACTTGCGCGACCTATACCAAGTGCCCGGCGTGGCCACCACGATCGATATGGAGGCCATCCGCCAGCACTATTTCCTGAGCCACCGGCACATCAACCCGCACGGGATCATCTCCGCCGGCCCGCACCAGGATCTGCGCCATCCGCATGGGCGGGGCGGCACTGCCTACCCCGCCTGA
- a CDS encoding DsbA family protein: MSPKLRKLAAEFPIRVRHRTFVLQDSPAKLAAAFGSAKKTKDVILGHWERCAEHDEGGRISVEGMRRQRFPYPTGLLSAKACKAAELQTGDAGHWVYFDAMQAAHLTENRNIANEGVLLDAARSCGLDAGRLRKDMYSAEVTQLVSQDRQLAAF; this comes from the coding sequence ATGTCGCCTAAGCTGCGTAAGCTGGCCGCCGAATTTCCAATCCGGGTGCGTCATCGCACCTTTGTCCTGCAGGACTCGCCCGCCAAACTGGCCGCAGCCTTTGGCTCTGCGAAGAAAACCAAGGACGTCATTCTGGGCCATTGGGAGCGATGCGCCGAACACGATGAAGGCGGGCGCATCAGCGTGGAGGGAATGCGCCGCCAGCGCTTCCCCTATCCCACCGGCCTGCTGAGCGCCAAAGCCTGCAAGGCTGCAGAACTGCAGACCGGGGACGCCGGGCACTGGGTCTATTTCGATGCGATGCAGGCCGCGCATCTGACGGAGAACCGCAATATCGCGAACGAAGGCGTGCTGCTGGATGCGGCCCGTTCCTGCGGGCTGGATGCCGGACGGCTGCGCAAGGACATGTACAGTGCTGAAGTTACGCAATTGGTTTCCCAGGACCGGCAGCTGGCTGCTTTCTAG
- a CDS encoding IS66 family transposase: MSGIGATVCDECPCGGGGPPAAWYRFTANRKGGRPTAHLASNQGWMHAGGFSGFNERYRSGAISEAACMAHIRRKFVDVFPSQGLQAAEEAIRRIAGL; encoded by the coding sequence TTGAGCGGGATTGGCGCAACTGTCTGTGATGAATGCCCCTGTGGCGGCGGCGGCCCGCCTGCTGCCTGGTACCGGTTTACGGCAAACCGCAAAGGCGGGCGTCCTACGGCCCATCTGGCCAGCAACCAGGGTTGGATGCATGCGGGCGGCTTTTCCGGTTTCAATGAGCGGTACCGTTCCGGGGCTATCAGCGAGGCCGCCTGCATGGCTCATATCCGCCGCAAGTTCGTGGATGTGTTCCCATCTCAGGGCCTGCAAGCAGCCGAGGAGGCGATCCGGCGCATCGCCGGTCTCTAG
- a CDS encoding transposase, which translates to MRPFLDHGILEPDNDSAERAMKPIAIGRKNYLFAGSECGGKAAAIAYSVIETAKMNGGDPQVWLA; encoded by the coding sequence TTGCGCCCGTTTCTGGATCACGGCATCCTGGAACCCGACAACGATTCCGCAGAGCGGGCGATGAAGCCAATTGCCATAGGCCGCAAAAATTACCTGTTTGCCGGCTCAGAGTGCGGCGGGAAAGCTGCTGCCATTGCCTATTCCGTGATAGAAACCGCCAAGATGAACGGCGGAGATCCGCAGGTCTGGCTCGCCTGA
- a CDS encoding CGNR zinc finger domain-containing protein, with protein MYYVGLSRPRRRWRSMSRCGNKAKEKVFTKRYLHRAQSLD; from the coding sequence GTGTATTATGTGGGTCTTTCGCGTCCAAGAAGGCGGTGGCGCAGCATGAGCCGCTGCGGCAACAAGGCCAAAGAGAAGGTGTTCACCAAACGGTACTTACATAGAGCGCAGAGCCTGGATTAA
- a CDS encoding response regulator produces MTAQSGELIASQIGANLPYLRRYARALTGSQSSGDKYALASLEAILAGESDYDSELSPKVALFRVFHAIWSSSGAPAGEEEGDTSLAAKAQRHMRRLTPNTREALLLHTIEEFSAADTGIIMGVSDDEASELIAIAYEEMSRATSGRIMIIEDEAIISMDLEAIVTGMGHSVTGIARTEARALDLASQAPADLILSDIQLADNSSGIDAVNGILAKHGDRPVIFITAYPERLLTGEGPEPAFLISKPYTEDQVRSAVSQAMFFSSTETLKA; encoded by the coding sequence ATGACTGCTCAATCGGGAGAATTGATCGCCAGCCAGATTGGCGCAAACCTGCCCTACCTGCGCCGCTATGCCCGGGCGCTGACCGGCAGCCAGAGCAGCGGCGACAAATATGCGCTGGCTTCGCTTGAAGCCATCCTGGCTGGCGAAAGCGATTACGACAGCGAACTTTCACCCAAGGTTGCGCTGTTCCGCGTCTTTCATGCGATCTGGTCCTCTTCCGGCGCGCCCGCCGGGGAAGAAGAAGGCGATACAAGCCTGGCGGCGAAGGCACAGAGACACATGCGGCGGCTTACGCCGAACACCCGTGAAGCGCTGCTGCTGCACACGATCGAGGAGTTCAGTGCAGCCGATACCGGCATCATCATGGGCGTGAGCGATGACGAAGCTTCAGAACTGATTGCGATCGCTTACGAGGAAATGTCGCGTGCCACCTCAGGCCGCATCATGATCATCGAGGACGAAGCGATCATCTCAATGGACCTCGAGGCCATCGTGACCGGAATGGGCCACAGTGTGACAGGCATTGCCCGAACCGAAGCCCGTGCACTGGATCTGGCGTCTCAGGCCCCGGCCGATTTGATCCTGTCGGATATTCAGCTGGCGGATAACTCCAGCGGCATCGACGCGGTCAACGGCATCCTGGCCAAGCATGGCGACCGCCCGGTGATTTTTATCACGGCCTACCCCGAACGCCTGCTGACCGGCGAAGGGCCGGAGCCGGCCTTCCTGATCTCAAAACCCTACACCGAGGATCAGGTGCGTTCGGCAGTGAGCCAGGCGATGTTTTTTTCCTCGACCGAAACGCTGAAGGCCTGA
- a CDS encoding NepR family anti-sigma factor gives MTQPRRARPRNEQADREIDENLKRAFDEIASEPVPDRFTDLLKQLKEKEAHAPRAPDQPEENRSDD, from the coding sequence ATGACACAGCCACGACGCGCCCGGCCGCGCAATGAACAGGCCGACCGCGAAATAGACGAAAACCTCAAGCGGGCCTTCGATGAGATCGCGAGCGAACCGGTGCCGGACCGGTTTACCGATCTGCTGAAGCAGCTGAAGGAGAAGGAGGCGCACGCGCCCCGCGCCCCGGACCAGCCGGAGGAGAACCGCTCCGATGACTGA
- a CDS encoding RNA polymerase sigma factor: protein MTDSAHDPREDLVNHLGALRAFALSLARNGATADDLVQDTLVKAWTNIDKFKTGTNMRAWLFTILRNTYYSLRRKRKREVEDTDGALSGALAQKPDHDGRLHMRDFNAAFAQLKDEQREALVLVGAGGFSYDEAAEMCGVKTGTVKSRVNRARARLAELMELDEESKMELTDTVTAGIVAQQSAA from the coding sequence ATGACTGACTCCGCGCATGACCCGAGAGAAGACCTGGTCAACCACCTGGGCGCCCTGCGCGCTTTTGCCCTCAGCCTTGCCCGCAATGGGGCCACAGCCGATGATCTGGTGCAGGACACGCTGGTCAAAGCCTGGACCAATATCGACAAGTTCAAAACCGGCACCAACATGCGGGCCTGGTTGTTCACCATTCTGCGCAACACCTATTATTCGCTGCGCCGCAAGCGCAAGCGCGAGGTGGAGGATACAGATGGCGCGTTGTCCGGCGCCCTGGCGCAAAAGCCCGATCATGACGGGCGGCTTCACATGCGCGATTTCAACGCCGCCTTTGCGCAATTGAAAGACGAGCAGCGTGAAGCGTTGGTGCTGGTTGGCGCAGGCGGATTTTCCTATGACGAAGCAGCAGAAATGTGCGGCGTGAAGACCGGTACTGTCAAAAGCCGGGTGAACCGTGCCCGTGCCCGCCTGGCAGAGCTGATGGAACTGGATGAAGAAAGCAAAATGGAACTGACTGATACGGTCACGGCTGGGATCGTCGCCCAGCAAAGCGCCGCATGA